A window from Armatimonadota bacterium encodes these proteins:
- the ltrA gene encoding group II intron reverse transcriptase/maturase — protein MSLPTPPNVQKLQTALQAKAKSEPGFRFYSLWDKVCREDVLFEAYRRCRANDGAAGSDGMSFEAIEDQGVKGWLGNLQAELVAKQYRPQPLLRVWIPKGNGGQRPLGIPTIRDRTVQMAVLLILGPIFEADLPSQQYGFRPGLDAKMAVRRVYFHITKHWRADVVDGDLKDYFNAIPHGPLMKCVARRVSDGQILSVIRSWLRTPVVERVNRGLRRTTEARDQHRGTPQGGVISPLLANLYFRRFILAWKQFGIAKRLNADIVNYADDFVICCPPGQGGAAMTAMRKLMDRLGLTVNDEKTRLVDVRKETFDFLGYTFGRFYGQNGKSYLGTRPSKKAVSKIVRKIHDETSGRWLYTDVEDRVEELNLILRGWCGYFNQGPVSEAYKIVRRYTERRLRRWLMTKHKRRGTGYRQYPDKFLYEKLGLYQLPLKRIDLASAKA, from the coding sequence GTGAGTCTACCAACTCCTCCAAATGTTCAGAAGCTGCAGACGGCACTACAGGCAAAAGCTAAGTCCGAACCCGGTTTTCGCTTTTACAGTCTATGGGACAAGGTTTGCCGAGAGGACGTGTTGTTCGAAGCCTATCGCCGATGCCGTGCAAACGACGGGGCGGCCGGATCGGATGGCATGAGCTTCGAAGCGATCGAGGACCAAGGCGTAAAAGGGTGGCTGGGAAATCTTCAGGCGGAGCTCGTGGCGAAGCAATATCGCCCGCAGCCCCTCCTGCGTGTGTGGATTCCGAAGGGAAACGGCGGTCAACGTCCGCTTGGTATCCCAACGATCCGGGATCGAACCGTCCAGATGGCCGTCCTGCTGATCCTGGGGCCCATATTCGAGGCGGATCTTCCGTCTCAGCAATATGGGTTTCGTCCAGGATTGGATGCCAAGATGGCTGTCCGGCGCGTATACTTCCACATCACCAAACATTGGCGGGCCGATGTGGTGGATGGCGATCTGAAGGATTACTTCAACGCAATCCCCCACGGACCACTCATGAAGTGCGTGGCTCGACGGGTGTCTGACGGGCAGATCCTGTCAGTCATCCGATCGTGGCTTCGCACGCCGGTGGTGGAGCGGGTCAATCGAGGCCTCAGGCGAACCACCGAAGCACGGGACCAGCATCGAGGAACGCCCCAAGGTGGGGTGATATCTCCGTTGCTGGCAAACCTGTATTTTCGGCGGTTCATTTTGGCCTGGAAACAGTTCGGCATCGCCAAACGGCTGAACGCGGATATTGTGAACTACGCGGATGATTTCGTCATCTGCTGCCCACCCGGCCAGGGCGGAGCGGCGATGACGGCCATGCGCAAACTCATGGACCGTCTCGGTCTCACGGTGAATGACGAAAAGACCCGTCTGGTGGATGTCAGAAAGGAAACCTTCGACTTCCTGGGGTATACGTTTGGTCGCTTCTATGGCCAAAACGGTAAGTCCTATCTCGGTACGCGGCCTTCCAAGAAGGCGGTATCGAAGATCGTTCGAAAGATCCATGACGAGACCTCCGGTCGGTGGCTGTACACGGACGTGGAGGACAGGGTCGAGGAATTGAACCTGATCCTCCGGGGCTGGTGCGGGTACTTTAACCAAGGACCCGTGAGCGAGGCCTACAAGATCGTTAGGCGGTATACCGAGCGGCGGTTAAGGCGATGGTTGATGACGAAACACAAGCGGCGGGGCACCGGGTATCGCCAGTACCCGGACAAGTTTCTCTACGAGAAGCTCGGCCTATACCAATTGCCGTTGAAACGCATCGACCTGGCGAGCGCGAAAGCGTGA